Proteins from a genomic interval of Spea bombifrons isolate aSpeBom1 chromosome 4, aSpeBom1.2.pri, whole genome shotgun sequence:
- the TMEM102 gene encoding transmembrane protein 102 isoform X2: MAASARPLTDVDFCSGSRIEELNKLLEELERRERGALQGRDLVQSCVQAKDYIFSLIAHVHPLPSPNSLLLLSGGLCSGCLDVCPYDLGSPSPFLSPPVSYTLLVPILRLGSPDLVSQSSPCHYQVPLSLWDPPHPRLQSPTAHVSPHAVSLWFLPSLLSAVSSLPPPPLSLEKAEAWGSCASILLSNPNGLLIRFDVIPVVEVQGLPPGAQYLDDIGADEDGSPRLFHLFPWGPNEQWRVGFPGTELFMRKCLPETLSRVLRASMAVLGPLLQEKGAPGPYVVWVTLIHACERLPRGYLCRGQNAALCFLGLLEELSLAFLRGSCPNPFLPGCDLLRGNPRGPSLARRVSEVRAKPVLYLREVVREAKEAVRGGEKDEREERDEKEEKGSTCYPS, encoded by the exons ATGGCAGCTTCGGCGCGGCCGCTGACCGACGTGGACTTTTGCTCTGGATCTCGCATTGAGGAGTTAAACAAGCTGTTGGAGGAActggagaggagggagagaggagctCTGCAGGGGAGGGACCTGGTGCAGAGCTGCGTGCAGGCCAAGGACTACATCTTCTCGCTGATTG CTCACGTACACCCCCTGCCCTCTCCCAACTCTCTCCTTCTCCTCTCGGGGGGCTTGTGCTCTGGCTGTCTCGATGTCTGTCCGTATGACCTGGGCTCCCCTTCACCCTTTCTCTCTCCACCCGTCTCTTACACCCTTCTGGTCCCCATTCTCCGTCTTGGGTCTCCTGACCTCGTCTCCCAGTCCTCTCCTTGCCATTACCAGGTGCCTCTATCTCTCTGGGACCCGCCGCACCCGCGTCTCCAGTCGCCCACCGCGCATGTCTCTCCGCACGCGGTTTCCCTCTGGTTTCTCCCATCGCTTCTCTCTGCTGTCTCCAGCCTCCCACCACCTCCTCTGTCTCTAGAGAAGGCCGAAGCCTGGGGCAGCTGTGCCTCCATCCTCCTGTCCAACCCCAACGGCCTCCTCATCCGGTTTGATGTTATTCCTGTGGTTGAGGTTCAGGGTTTGCCCCCCGGTGCCCAGTACCTGGACGACATAGGGGCAGATGAAGACGGCAGCCCCAGGCTCTTCCACCTGTTTCCCTGGGGTCCCAACGAGCAGTGGCGAGTGGGGTTCCCGGGCACAGAACTATTTATGCGGAAATGCCTCCCCGAGACCCTCTCCAGGGTGCTGAGGGCCTCCATGGCTGTGCTTGGCCCTCTCCTTCAGGAGAAAGGAGCTCCTGGTCCATATGTGGTTTGGGTGACCCTCATTCACGCCTGTGAGCGGCTGCCCCGGGGGTATCTATGCCGGGGGCAGAATGCAGCTCTTTGCTTCTTAGGCCTCCTTGAAGAGCTTTCCCTTGCTTTCCTACGAGGCTCCTGCCCCAACCCGTTCTTACCGGGGTGTGACCTCCTACGGGGTAACCCTAGGGGTCCATCCCTGGCCCGCAGGGTGTCAGAGGTCAGGGCTAAGCCGGTTCTCTATCTGCGAGAGGTAGTGAGAGAGGCGAAAGAGGCGGTCAGAGGAGGGGAGAAAGACGAGAGGGAGGAGAGGGAcgagaaagaagagaagggaTCTACCTGTTACCCCAGCTAG
- the TMEM256 gene encoding transmembrane protein 256, with product MAVSRLWGRVGAVSGALAVAAGAYGAHGFRHSDRNEYQRELFATSNQYHFLHSLALLAVPHCRRPLLAGSLLTSGMVLFCGTFYYQAMTGDPTLSRAAPYGGTLLILGWAAMAL from the exons ATGGCGGTGTCCAGGCTGTGGGGGAGGGTCGGGGCAGTGTCAGGAGCCCTGGCAGTGGCAGCTGGAGCCTATGGGGCCCACG GATTCCGACACAGCGATCGCAATGAATATCAGAGAGAG CTCTTTGCGACATCAAATCAGTATCACTTCCTGCACAGCCTGGCGTTACTGGCCGTCCCTCACTGCAGGCGCCCCCTGCTG GCCGGCTCTCTCCTGACGTCAGGGATGGTTCTGTTTTGTGGGACGTTTTATTATCAGGCGATGACCGGGGATCCGACGCTCAGCAGAGCCGCTCCGTACGGCGGCACCCTGCTCATCCTGGGCTGGGCTGCGATGGCTCTGTGA
- the FGF11 gene encoding fibroblast growth factor 11, which produces MAALASSLIRQKREVRDTVGPRPAPPQRKVCPRGTKSLCQKQLLILVSKVRLCRSPQGTLSKDPEPQLKGIVTRLLCRVGFYLQLLPDGTIQGTNEEGNPHTLFNVIPVGLRVVAIQSSACGQYVAMNSEGRLYHSTHFTAECRFKEGVFENYFVTYSSTLYRQRSSGRSWYLGIAKDGRAMEGNRVKRHRPAGHFLPKLSEVALYKEPSLHDVVKLSPKRRLTAKPSARLRGAR; this is translated from the exons ATGGCGGCTCTGGCCAGCTCTCTGATTCGGCAGAAGCGTGAGGTGCGGGATACCGTGGGACCTCGCCCCGCGCCCCCCCAGAGGAAGGTCTGCCCTCGAGGAACCAAATCCCTCTGCCAAAAACAGCTCCTCATCCTTGTGTCCAAAGTCCGGCTCTGCAGGAGCCCGCAGGGAACGCTCAGCAAGGACCCCG AGCCGCAGCTGAAGGGGATCGTCACCCGCTTGCTGTGCAGGGTCGGCTTCTACCTCCAGCTGCTTCCAGATGGGACCATTCAGGGGACCAACGAGGAGGGCAACCCGCACA CTCTGTTCAACGTGATCCCGGTGGGGCTCCGCGTGGTGGCAATTCAGAGCTCAGCTTGTGGTCAGTACGTGGCCATGAACTCAGAGGGCCGGCTCTACCACTCG ACTCACTTTACAGCCGAGTGTCGATTCAAAGAGGGCGTCTTTGAGAATTACTTTGTCACCTACTCGTCCACCCTGTACCGGCAGCGCAGCTCAGGCCGGAGCTGGTACCTGGGCATCGCCAAGGATGGAAGAGCCATGGAGGGCAACAGGGTCAAAAGGCACCGCCCCGCAGGGCACTTTCTGCCCAAACTCAGTGAAG TTGCTCTCTACAAAGAGCCGTCTCTCCATGATGTGGTAAAGTTGTCACCAAAGAGACGTCTGACTGCGAAACCCAGCGCCAGACTCAGGGGGGCTCGGTGA
- the TMEM102 gene encoding transmembrane protein 102 isoform X1, whose amino-acid sequence MSSKARMAASARPLTDVDFCSGSRIEELNKLLEELERRERGALQGRDLVQSCVQAKDYIFSLIAHVHPLPSPNSLLLLSGGLCSGCLDVCPYDLGSPSPFLSPPVSYTLLVPILRLGSPDLVSQSSPCHYQVPLSLWDPPHPRLQSPTAHVSPHAVSLWFLPSLLSAVSSLPPPPLSLEKAEAWGSCASILLSNPNGLLIRFDVIPVVEVQGLPPGAQYLDDIGADEDGSPRLFHLFPWGPNEQWRVGFPGTELFMRKCLPETLSRVLRASMAVLGPLLQEKGAPGPYVVWVTLIHACERLPRGYLCRGQNAALCFLGLLEELSLAFLRGSCPNPFLPGCDLLRGNPRGPSLARRVSEVRAKPVLYLREVVREAKEAVRGGEKDEREERDEKEEKGSTCYPS is encoded by the exons ATGTCCAGCAAAGCCAG AATGGCAGCTTCGGCGCGGCCGCTGACCGACGTGGACTTTTGCTCTGGATCTCGCATTGAGGAGTTAAACAAGCTGTTGGAGGAActggagaggagggagagaggagctCTGCAGGGGAGGGACCTGGTGCAGAGCTGCGTGCAGGCCAAGGACTACATCTTCTCGCTGATTG CTCACGTACACCCCCTGCCCTCTCCCAACTCTCTCCTTCTCCTCTCGGGGGGCTTGTGCTCTGGCTGTCTCGATGTCTGTCCGTATGACCTGGGCTCCCCTTCACCCTTTCTCTCTCCACCCGTCTCTTACACCCTTCTGGTCCCCATTCTCCGTCTTGGGTCTCCTGACCTCGTCTCCCAGTCCTCTCCTTGCCATTACCAGGTGCCTCTATCTCTCTGGGACCCGCCGCACCCGCGTCTCCAGTCGCCCACCGCGCATGTCTCTCCGCACGCGGTTTCCCTCTGGTTTCTCCCATCGCTTCTCTCTGCTGTCTCCAGCCTCCCACCACCTCCTCTGTCTCTAGAGAAGGCCGAAGCCTGGGGCAGCTGTGCCTCCATCCTCCTGTCCAACCCCAACGGCCTCCTCATCCGGTTTGATGTTATTCCTGTGGTTGAGGTTCAGGGTTTGCCCCCCGGTGCCCAGTACCTGGACGACATAGGGGCAGATGAAGACGGCAGCCCCAGGCTCTTCCACCTGTTTCCCTGGGGTCCCAACGAGCAGTGGCGAGTGGGGTTCCCGGGCACAGAACTATTTATGCGGAAATGCCTCCCCGAGACCCTCTCCAGGGTGCTGAGGGCCTCCATGGCTGTGCTTGGCCCTCTCCTTCAGGAGAAAGGAGCTCCTGGTCCATATGTGGTTTGGGTGACCCTCATTCACGCCTGTGAGCGGCTGCCCCGGGGGTATCTATGCCGGGGGCAGAATGCAGCTCTTTGCTTCTTAGGCCTCCTTGAAGAGCTTTCCCTTGCTTTCCTACGAGGCTCCTGCCCCAACCCGTTCTTACCGGGGTGTGACCTCCTACGGGGTAACCCTAGGGGTCCATCCCTGGCCCGCAGGGTGTCAGAGGTCAGGGCTAAGCCGGTTCTCTATCTGCGAGAGGTAGTGAGAGAGGCGAAAGAGGCGGTCAGAGGAGGGGAGAAAGACGAGAGGGAGGAGAGGGAcgagaaagaagagaagggaTCTACCTGTTACCCCAGCTAG